The Triticum aestivum cultivar Chinese Spring chromosome 6D, IWGSC CS RefSeq v2.1, whole genome shotgun sequence genomic sequence TGGCAGAGGCAGCACCGCCACCCCGGCTCCCCCCAGCGGAAGCGGTGCGGCCTTCTCCCCGCCCGCCGCCACGATGCTGTACAGCTCCGGCCGGATATCCCCGCGCGAGCTCCCTCGCACGCCGACGCCGGCGAGGAGCACGGCAGCATGCTGAGAAGCAGTCATAGAGGCAATCGCCGAGGGAGCCGAAGCAGCTGTCGCTGGTGGGATGGCCGCCGCTGTGGCTGCCGTTGGTGCGATGGCCGCCGCTGTGGCTGTGGCTGTGGTGGGTGCGGTGGCCGCCGCTGTGGCTGCCGTCGACGGAGAAGCACATGGAGAGGCAGCCGCCGAAATCACAGTCGCAGTCGCAGCAGTTGCAGTCGAAGTTGCAGCAGTCACATGTTGGAATTAACCACGTTGTCGTGTCCGGGACGGATACGATTTAGTCATCCGAGTAGGTTTGGGTTAGCTAGCTTTGTACTAGTATAAATATAGCTGTACTCTATGCCTGTAATCAGATAAAAAAAGCAATAAAAAAGCACAGGACCGACACGGCCCTGTTTGCCATCAACTCGCCGTGTACAAGCGTAGAATCGATTCAGCTGCTTAAGGCGTTAGCTTCGAGCATACGCGTGCGTCTCGTCGAATTATCTCTTGTGTGCCTGGTTAGCTACGGCTGCTGCCTACGTACGCGTCTCCACGGAAAGTACTCGTCGGAGTTAGTACGTACGGGACCAAAGCCAACATCACAGCCGCAATCGCAGCAGTCACAGTCGCAGTCCAGGCCGTCGCAGTCGCAGTCGAGATCGCTCATcgtccttgttcttcttcctaccTGATCGATGGATGGATACAGCAGGAGCAAGGCCGGACGACGTATATATACAGACTACAGAGAGAGATTGGAGATTGGTACGCGGATAGAGCGACGATCGGAGTCCAAGTCGGTAGTAAAGCAAGGCAAGAGCGGCAGCACCTTCCATTAACCATGATGACGATGGGGTTCCCGTCCGTCTCCTAGTCGGATTATAGCAAGATAGGATAGGAGACGGTGCTGCACGCGCGGCTCGATCGGGCTATGGCTCTCTAGGAAGGAAAGAAAACGAGGTGCTCGATCGGGATCACCACTTTTTTCTTCACGGCCGTCGACCGAGGCCGAGCCGCCAGATCGGCTGTTTATGGGCAAGTGGATAACCGACTAAGACCATCTCCAGCGGATCCTTTATATCGCGGACCCTTGTCGCGCGTTTACAGTTTACAGAAAACGCGTTTTACGTGCTCGCGTGGCCATATTCTCTTTTATAGTTTTGCTATGCGGGGTTGGTTCGGCCGCAATCCGCGCGAGCCCGCAAAACGTGTGTTTTTTTTCCTTCTAAATTTGACACATAATTATGAATTCAAATAACATAAAATGTGAATATTATAAATCCAAATTACAATAATCATTGAAATCACCGAATAAAACTAATAATTTAATATAACAATTGTCCTGAATACAACAATGATACTGATcacatgaattaaatgaaatgaatGTAAAATTGGCCGGtgcctttgccaatggtgctcaatgccTTTGGCCATGCCTTTGCCAATGAAGCTCAATGAGATCCTCTTGAAGCTGATGGTGGGTGTTTGCATCTTCAATCTGTCGGTATGTCTGAAGGAATGCTTCTATGCGGTCAGGGTCTCTAACTGGCTTCACACGGCTACCGACATTGTCGTAGAAGAACTCCAAATTCATGTCCCTCTCAtcttcgatgatcatgttgtgaagaatcacacaacatgtcatgatgttGCTCAGAGCTTGCTTGTCCCAAAAACGAGAAGGACCATGAACAATGGCAAATCTAGATTGCAAAACCCCGAAGGCTCTTTCAATATCTTTTCGGGAAGCCTCTTGTACCTTTGCAAATTCAATATGCTTCTTAGTTTTGGGATTTTTGATGCTCGTGACAAATGTACACCAAGAAGGGTAAATActatctgcaagatagtacccctttgtgaCTCGTGCCCATTCATCGTGAAGTTgtaagcaggagcatcaccactagcaagtctagcaaacaaatgagaccattgcaacacattgatatcattgagagtaccCGACATTTACCaaaaaaagcaatgccaaatccataaatcctcggatgctacggcctctagcacaattgttgcatcacgagacttgccacaatattgcccatgccatgccttcgGGCAGtttttccaagtccaatgcatgcaatcaacgcTTCCTAGCATGACGGGCCAACCTTGCTTCTCATTTGCTGCCATCAACTTTTTTGTGTCTTCCTCGTTGGGTGCACGAAGATAGACATGACCAAAGACGGGAACCTACGCACTGACTCAATTGTAGTATCTTTGCCAATGCGAAGGTACTCGTCGGCATAGTCAACCGGAATGCCATATGCAATCACCCACATAGCTGTGGAgatttttttgatatgcactaaaacCCAACAAGCCCGCGGCGTTTCTCCTTTGAGTAAAAAACCGAGAATTGGCCTCGCAAGCTTGCACAATTTTTACAAAGAGAGATCGGCGCATTCGataccttctccggaagaggtgcggcGGATAGGTAGGACTGTCGacgaagtagtcttgcatcaacatcatGTTCCCGAGATGGCGGTTGCGAGCAATGCAAAGACGGCCGACGGTCGATCCTCGCCGTCTCTTGCGGTTTCGATCCTCAACCTCCTTCACGGCTAGGACCGCCACCACCATCTGCTGCCGATGGTGCTCGAGCATTGATTATGTCCAAGTCATCGGACAAGGATGAATCCTCGAGCAAAAATTGCTCGCAAAGGCTCAAAGCCATCTAAAAAACCCGCATCCGAGCTCGCATCAACGAAATTTCACCTGCGGTCGAGCTACAAGGGGCGGAAAAGGGGCTCACCGGGGGCGGCTCGGCGAATACAGGGCGAGCGATGACTCCGCGACAGTCGATTCGTGGCGGCGGCGACCCGGGGGCGGCTCAGCTTGGCGGATCTAGGGTGCCGGCGAGTGGACCCGGGCGTAGTGCGGCTCGACGGCTTGATTCGGCTGGCAGAAATGACTGGAATCGCAAGGGGCGGGCTGGCGGCGACGGTGGCAGGCGGCTGTGGGAGGGGATGTGTGGAGCGTGCGCACTGAaattcccccctcccccccgccaaCCGCTTTCGCTGGAACAAGGCATcgatgccggggggggggggctgtgtaATTGCAAGTCGGTGGGAGGAATGTACCGCGCCCCTTAAAGAATTTTAAGGGTCGGACGTGTTTAAGGTTTCTGTTTGGGTCGCTTTTTTTGCCCGAAACCGTAGACTGGCGGTTATTTTGTGGGTCGAGGCGatataaggggtctgctagagatgttcTAAGGACACTTGCCCGACTAGGGAACCGAAGCCGACTGTAGGCACTAGCAGCTCATGAGACAccccttgtttgacttatcttccCGGGCAGTAATCTTCATGGGCATGGGCCTTAGGTTGGCCTTTCGTAGTTGTGGGCCTACCCGTAGGTGTTCCCCCACaattatgtgaaggaaatatgccctagaggcaataataaagttgttatttatatttccttatatcatgataaatgtttattattcatgctagaattgtattaaccggaaacttagtacatgtgtgaatacatagacaaatagagtgtcactagtatgcctctacttgactagctcgttaatcaaagatggttaagtttcctaaccatagacatgagttgtcatttgatgaatgggatcacatcattagagaatgatgtgattgacttgacccatccgttagcttagcactatgatcgtttagtttattgctattgctttcttcataacttatacatgttcctatgactatgagattatgcaactccccaataccggaggaacacttagtgtgctatcaaacgtcacaatgtaactgggtgattataaagatgctctacaggtgtctctgatggtgtttgttgagttggcatagatcaagattaggatttgtcactccgattgtcggagaggtatctctgggccctctcggtaatgcacatcattataagccttgcaagcaatgtgactaatgagttagttacgagatgatgcattacagaacgagtaaagagacttgccggtaacaagattgaactaggtatgatgataccgacgatcgaatctcgggcaagtaacataccgataacaaagggaacaacgtatattgttatgcggtttgaccgataaagatcttcgtagaatatgtaggaaccaatatgagcatccaggttccgctattggttattgactggaagtgagtctcggtcatgtctacatagttctcgaacccgtagggtccgcacgcttaacgtttgatgacgatcggtattatgaggttatgtgttttgatgtaccgaaggtagttcggagtcctggatgtgatgacggacacgacgaggagtctcgaaatggtcgagacataaagatttatatattggaaggctatgtttggacacaggaaaggtttcggatgagttcgggcatttttcggaataccgtggggttaccggaaccccccagggagttaatgggccttaatgggccatagtgggagagaggaggaggcgccaagtgggaggcgcgcccccaagcccaatctgaattggggagggggccggcccccctttccttctctccttcaccctcttccttcttctcctactccaactagggaaaggggggaaacctactcctactaggagtaggaatcccccttggggcgcgccatagagagggccggccctcccctcctccactcctttatatacgggggaggggggcaccccatagacacacaagttgattgtttagccgtgtgcggtgcccccctccacagatttccacctcggtcatatcgttgtagtgcttaggcgaagccctgcgtcggaaacttcatcatcaccgtcatcacgccgtcatgctgatgaaactctccctcggcctcagctggatcaagagtacgagggacgtcaccgagctgaacgtgtgcagatcgcggaggtgccgtgcgttcggtacttgatcggttgggtcgcgaagatgttcgactacatcaaccacgttacttaacgcttccgctttcggtctacgagggtacgtggacacactctccccgctcgttgctatgcttctcctagatagatcttgcgtgatcgtaggtaaaattttgaaatactacgttccccaacattatgaaGCCTAAAGTCTGGTGTTAGGATTTACTAGAGACTAATGCGCGCTATGCCCCACCATTCTTCACTCGTGGACATGGCCCTTTTTTTTTCTCCAGCTGGTTGTTGTGCTTggttgttttgttttggttttatCTGCGTTGTCTTAGGTTTTAATTACATTCTGTTGGTGTTTTTTCTTTGTATGTTGTGCTAGGGTGCTGCTAGGGACGATTTTTTTGTGTGCTAGGGACGATATTTGTTTTGAGAAGAGAGTGGAGTTGTTCGGTGTGTGGTTGTGCCATTACATATTATGACCTTGGTGTAAGCTGTGTGTGAGCACCCTTGAAAGCTCATATTCCATATTGAAACCGTGAAATTGCCACTCTAATGTtcgcatgggccggcccatgaagctAGCGCTCGCTCACCTTGGCTCACTCTCTGACTATCATtttaatttttaaaaagttcataaaGTGAAAAcgtgttcacaaattttaaaaaatctcagatttttaaaatcttaaaaattaaaaaacattattttttataatttaaaaaatattcacaaatttgaaataaagttcacaaactttaaaaaatgttAGTGAACTTCAAAAATATCTACGGATTTTAAAACTATTCATATTTTAAAATATATACACTAATTTCAGTAAATTTTAATGAATTGaaatataaaaaatgaaaataaaaaatcaAAAAGAGAAGAAAGCTGGAAAAAAACAGGATCCCTCAACcaatgacacacacacacacacacacacacaccctgacATGCAGATCCCAAAAGACCCCACAGCCCTTGACACACCAAGCGACTCAAAATCTAGGGAGCTcaggaattttaaaaatattcatggatttgaaaaaaaatcacaaatttgatttaaagttcataaatttgaacTTTCAAAATATTCACGGATTTTAAAatattaatattttttttaaatgttcacaatttttaatAAATTTTCATGAGTTAAAATATGTAATGAAAATTTTATATAGAAAATAGAATAAaactaaaaaataataaaaagaaaaaaaaggaacccTCAACCAACTACACGCACTATTACATGTGCAGCCCAAACGACCCCAGAGCATTCGTTTCTACTCATCCCTGCACCCTGCCCCTTTTGACTCCTCTCCTCTTGCTCCACAATCATTGCTGACTTGCTAGTCAGGCAATCACCGACGTGCTCACTACAAAATGTGTGTGACGAAAATCCTCATGACTGAACAGAAAACGCCGCCTAAGATCATTTTCCGTGATGGAAAACAGTCGTGAGCTGATTTTCTCCGCCCTCGACAACTTTGGTGACGTTCTGGCCTGATTTTGGGCGACGCATTTGGCCGTCATTAGGCATGTGCATATTCGACGATGATTTTTTGTGTCACGGAAAATGTACGGCGAGTTAGAAAAAGGATTAAGAAAATGACACGGTGGGGTTCACAACGTACTACCTGGTTTTTCTGCCATGGAAGAAAACATATTAGAATAAAAAAGAATAAATTGATTTTGGATGTTGTTTCTGGATGCACAGTAAGTCTAGATACCATTTTAGCAGGGGATCCGTAACTTCTAAAAAACTGAAAGAAAAACATGGCACTTCCAAAAATTGGAGTACAAGCTTGCGCCAAAAAGTTGGTTGTAGGGGAGCTACCATGTGCCCACACACCCCTTATACATGCCCCAAGATCTAGGCGCGTTGGTATGGCTTgtggaccccccccccctctcctaggtgggtttctagtcgaaaaacttttgcaacaTTTTAATTTAATTTTTATGATGTGCGGAAAGTTCATGTTTCCAGTAAACCAAAACCAGTAGAAAACAACAACTATCACTATGGTACTTAATGAATAGGTTAGTATGAAAATGATAGAAAAAACTATGTATAAATTACATGAATATAGCATGCAAGATACAAAAACTATAGGTACGTTTAGTATGTATCCCCCCTATAGTATGGAGTTCTTGTTGACTTGATAAATCACGTAAATCAACCTTTAGTTGTCTCCTTCTCTGCCCATGAATGATCTTCATAACATGTGCTAAAACTGTGAAGAGCTCATGCACATGGTTAGATCAGTAATCATGTTCTCATTACATCAAAATCAACTTGGGGACATATATGTCCTTCCAGTTGTGTGTTATATTTTGTTATCTAATTATGTAACAAGGTAATTGTATGGGCAGGCTTGCATGTTATGTTTGAATGTTAACTGATACGAGCAACGAATCAACGAGCAATGATAGTCAACCCTGGATATATAGAACCTCATTCAAGTCACATATAGGAAAATTGGCTATTAGTCACGCAACATGCATGATCAGTTGGTTTTTCATTATGGGACAATTTAGATACATTACTCATTAATACTTTCTTAATTTGGTTACAAAAGAATGGATGGTCGACGGGGTGGTCTATAGTTGGAATAAACATCCAACTTTGGATAAAATTAAACTGGAAAATTAATTTGGCAATATATTGCTAAATAGGAATATCCTAGTAATAAAGATATGCGCCTATAGGGAGAAACCTTCCATATCTTTTATCGCTCAATCGAAGAGAAATTTTGTATTGATTGACAAAATCTATGATCTTAGGAAAGTGAATCTTAAAGTTTTAAATAGACACCAAATTTACAGCTGGGCACAATTAAGGCCTGCCTCCAATTCAGCCAAATCCTCCATTGGCATGGTTCTAGCCTCCTCATCGTCACATACCTCCACTATAAATCTACCCTGCCTCCCTTGCTTTCaactcacccaaactagcaattttCCTTCCTTTGCAGATTTTTTCCTCGGTTAACAATGGCTCGCAAGAAGGTGGCCCTCCGGTACATCCGCAATGACTCGGCGCGGCACAATACCTTGAAGAAGCGCAGCAAGAACCTGATGAAGAAGGCCGGTGAGGTGGCTACCTTGTGCAACGCCAAGGCCTGCGTGCTGGTGTATGGTGAGGGCGCAATGGTGCCGGAGGTGTTCCCATCCCATGCTGAGGCGGTGGCTATCCTGAATAGGTTTAAGAGCATGCCGGAGGTGGCACGGCTAAAGAAGACGATGGACCAGGAGAGTGTTCTTAGTCAGCGCGTCACAAAGCTCCGAGACCAGGTCCAGAAGACTAGGTGCGAGCTCCAAGACCGTGAGACCAAGTTTCTCCTGCATGAGGCCATGGTCAACGGTCGCCTCCCTGGCAACATCGAGGAGCTCACAACCATGGGTTGGAAGTTGGAGTTAATGCTTAAGAGCCTGGGCGAACGCATCGCAAAAATGAGCGGGCAACCGCCAGTCTACCAAATGCAGGCACCATACATCCCCGACGACATGGACATGGGGCCTCCAACCATGTATCGCATGCCGCCGCAGCAGCAAGAGGGTTTGCTTGAGACAGTCAGGTCCGAAGGGGACCTTGGCACCCAGATCTACAATGGCCACAGTACTGGTGGCCACGATGGCACCAATTTCGGCTTCTTTcctagtcataggaatatgtaagTTGGGAGAGGATCTCTACATGTAGGGCATGCCCATCTACATGTGCCTCATCTCCTTTTATTTAGTTTTGCCATGGCTAATAAGACTCATGAATGGATGGCATCATGAATAAGATGAGACATTCGGTCTCAGTCTTTCTCCCTGAGCAAAGGAAAATTTATTTTTGTTGTTGAAATTGTTATTGTGGATCTCTTCCATGCTCTATTTTTTATCAGTTGGTTGAAACTTTTAGGTTGTACTTGTTCTTTATGGCAACATGTTTTGTCAAGCATACTTTTTTCTAATAAAAAGAGTTTTTATTGACTCTAGCATTGCATGAGCGATCCAACCATAAACACTCTTTGCATAGCAGGATGCACACCGCCTATAAAAATCGTTAACATTCTAGAAAAAAGAGAGCACATATATTGTTTGACGCAAAAATCTCATGTACTAAAACATTTGCGCTACGACATTTCATTTTGAGAAAATGTAGAGATAACATTAAGCACCAGGATGGTGGCTTCTACACCTGCAACATCTTTGGCAAGTTTCAAAATGGTCGGCCGGTTTCATCATCAATC encodes the following:
- the LOC123146446 gene encoding agamous-like MADS-box protein AGL80, encoding MARKKVALRYIRNDSARHNTLKKRSKNLMKKAGEVATLCNAKACVLVYGEGAMVPEVFPSHAEAVAILNRFKSMPEVARLKKTMDQESVLSQRVTKLRDQVQKTRCELQDRETKFLLHEAMVNGRLPGNIEELTTMGWKLELMLKSLGERIAKMSGQPPVYQMQAPYIPDDMDMGPPTMYRMPPQQQEGLLETVRSEGDLGTQIYNGHSTGGHDGTNFGFFPSHRNM